A DNA window from Engraulis encrasicolus isolate BLACKSEA-1 chromosome 3, IST_EnEncr_1.0, whole genome shotgun sequence contains the following coding sequences:
- the LOC134446033 gene encoding arrestin domain-containing protein 3-like, whose protein sequence is MSFTIKSLSISYDEINESNTFTRGDCISGHVTLEVAKETEINSFEIKAKGKASVSWSESALPMRDYYYDFEAYFKLTQDLMQETKALDSNTIKPGRHIFPFSFQLPDEHYPPSFKGVHCKIVYYLEAKLTRSMRIPSKARAEFTVVSKLDPNHRSVPHVQQEFKEEKLKLFNSGSVSMHISIDNTEYSLGDGITVTGHFQNNSSRPVKPTYCLYQKQICFASKERKVNTRDILTEEGDPVESSSSANVTRVLSIPTNVPTTVLNSNILAIEYRLRVYLDVKYGFGPVIKFDVELLAPRQGPGQRALPQDEDDSAMGASGGQSQEESYTFSYSDPPPAYEEYDIYPSSTDALLKK, encoded by the exons ATGTCATTTACTATAAAGAGTCTTTCTATATCGTACGACGAAATTAACGAGAGCAATACTTTCACTCGAGGTGATTGCATCTCTGGACATGTTACTTTGGAGGTCGCGAAGGAAACGGAGATCAACTCCTTCGAGATTAAAGCGAAGGGGAAAGCAAGCGTTAGTTGGTCGGAGAGTGCCTTACCAATGCGTGATTATTACTACGACTTCGAGGCATACTTTAAGTTAACCCAAGACCTTATGCAAGAGACAAAAG CTCTAGATTCAAATACAATCAAACCAGGACGACATATTTTCCCCTTCTCCTTTCAGCTCCCAGATGA ACACTACCCTCCATCTTTCAAAGGGGTCCACTGCAAGATTGTCTACTACTTGGAGGCAAAATTGACTAGATCCATGCGGATACCAAGCAAGGCCAGAGCAGAGTTCACCGTTGTCTCAAAACTGGATCCCAACCACAGATCTGTGCCA CACGTTCAACAGGAAttcaaagaagaaaaactgaaacTCTTCAATAGTGGGAGTGTGTCTATGCATATAAGTATTGACAACACAGAGTATTCCTTGG GAGACGGCATAACAGTCACAGGACACTTTCAGAACAACTCGTCTCGTCCAGTCAAGCCCACATACTGTCTGTACCAGAAACAGATCTGCTTCGCAAGCAAGGAGAGGAAGGTCAATACTCGAGACATTCTGACAGAAGAAGGGGATCCTGTCGAGTCGTCCTCATCCGCAAATGTCACTAGAGTGCTGAGCATTCCAACAAACGTCCCCACCACTGTTCTCAACAGTAATATCCTGGCAATCGAGTACAGGCTTAGG gTGTATCTTGATGTCAAGTATGGCTTTGGCCCCGTAATAAAGTTTGATGTGGAGCTCCTTGCGCCAAGACAGGGGCCTGGGCAGCGGGCCCTACCGCAGGACGAGGACGACAGTGCCATGGGGGCATCCGGGGGTCAGAGCCAAGAGGAGTCCTACACATTCTCTTACTCCGACCCCCCTCCTGCTTACGAGGAGTATGACATATACCCCAGCTCTACTGATGCCCTACTGAAGAAATGA